The Plasmodium coatneyi strain Hackeri chromosome 2, complete sequence genomic interval TTAGGAAGCAGCCACAGGATTGCAATGCACACTAGGTATAGGTAAGGGAAGACAGTACCCCCGCTTCGATACTTTTACCTAAACCAGTCAGGACAGACAACGCAGGAATGTACAAACAAATGACGTGAAAAAAACAGTTGGATGTATAGCAACACATGCACGGGGATGCATCTATATTTTGCCTTTTTGCTgacgaataaaaaattcctgCCGAATGAGGAATTACCTTCTCGGCTTCACCCTGTTCCTGTTCATCTCGACATGCCAAAGTTACATCCcccaatgggggaaaaaccaAAGTGTAAGTGCGCCCATGCGATACAGACAACATAGACGCCAAGGCATCCCCCCACGTGCAGTCCGAAGTTATATGAAAAGGCTCAGAAACGCCTCAGTCGAAATTGACATAGAAAACAGGAAAGATTTATCAAAGCttgaaattataaaaatgtttttaaaaggggTAAAGGACTGTAAAAATGTCGAACGTTTAAGGGAGATGGCCAAGGGACACGTGCCTCCAAGCACGAAGCGAAAACTGATGAAGCAAAGACGAATGGCTAACCTACGAGCTCACGTTAAAAACTGCAGAATAAGGAAACAGGAGGAAGTTCCCCCGGAAAAGAACATCCTCAATTTTCCCAAAAATCAGATCAAGAATATAAATGCCGCCGTCCTGTACTTTAGGCATTATTTCGAGAAGTACGAGGAGAATACGAATTGAAATTGGGGGCGCGGTGCTCTGTTAATGACCATCCAACTTttctctccattttttatgtgtgctATTGTTACGTTGCAGGTATGTGCATTCCTTTATAGGTGATTTTTCCAAACCATCGAGGGAGCACCAAATTGTGTgcgctcattttttttttcgtccattCAAATCGAGACAGATGGGTAATCGGACAACCCTTGTCCTGTCAATTTTGCCCCCTCCGAGGGGATACTTGCAATTGGTCCATCCGTCAAAGTGGCATATAACATACGCATGTGTTACTCCCTCTCCCATTTCGTTAAGCAAATGGTACGTTGAACCGTTGGAGCGAAAAGCGGACATCGCGGTGAAGAACTCATGGAAGCGCTGAAAATGCAGCAACTATATTGGGGGACATACAAAACAACCCCTGTAGGTACACGCGTACGAACATTGGGCATTACTGTCCCCGCTTGGGTAACACCAAACAAgttcaaacaaaaaaaaaaaaaaggtacggAAAAGCggtggagaaaataaaaaggcaaCCTTGCATCGCTGGAGTATTCACCCTAATCAGCCATTCAAGTAATGCTTCTTATAATTGGCATTAATGCTGTTAATGACGTCCCCCGTTTCCTTCTTAATTTGGGTGtaaattttatattccttctccacGGGATATATATCCCTGTACGTTTTGACACACCTGTTGTTATTTTgaacgaattttttttgatattCGAAGAGTATGTTTTTAtaatgccttttttttagcagCAGACTTTTTAGCTTCACCAGATCtttgtaaatatatttgtattttttttccaagtgaCTTATGTCTTTACTGTCATCCACGTCGAGCAAAATCTTCTTAATGTTCTGGTCGTTTATTAAATTGGAGAAGCTTCccaaatttttgtattccccGTTGGAGGAGCTCCCCACGGTTTTGTATTCCGCGTTGGAGGAGCTTCCCAAGTTTTTGTACTCCGAACTGTCCGTGGGCCTACTCTCGAAGCTTTTAATCTCGTCATGCGAGTTGTAATTGGCTTaggcaaaaggggggggaaacgAATGTATGCGATGCGGGCGTAGCGTGTGCGTATGTGTAGGTGAGCAGGTTATTGTGTAACTATGAACGGGCATGCCCCCGTATAAGGGAACGGACATACCCACGTTAATACGTAGGCATGCGCTCCAACACAGGGTTGCCGCACTGCAACTGCACGCCCGCTCTACGCATtcgcttttcttttcttactGCTTCTTTCAATGTCGTAGTCCCTGCTTAGAGAGCAGCTTTTTCTAGACTTGCCATCGAACGAGCCGACGGACACTCCCCCCCCTACGAGGGTACACTTCAAGTTCTGGTAATACGAATAAATGGGTCTCAACGTTTCCTTGTAAATCTTGTTTGggataaatttaaaatggcTATAAAATAACTTATCATAAagttttaaaatttctttgattttttttttctcatttaatAGATCCTCATTGGGTAACATTCTGGGGGTTAAGAAATAGTCCACGTCTTTTTCCAAAACTTTCGTGCATATGGACAGGTACACAGTTCCATATGAATCCATGGTAaagtttttctccttcgattcctccttttttatctccTGAATGATGGAGTTTATGCTCTTACTGGAGTAGTCTTCCCGGGGAACCGACTCCCCCTTCGTGCAGTTATCCCCCTTGTACGAATCAGTCAATTTGGATACgtttgacattttttccttccttctatttgATAGATAACCTTGGGGGGTTACGTCTTCCTCTTTAGTGCTTAGACGCTGCACGGGGAGGTCTTTCATGTCGCTCTTGTATTGGGGGtactcctcctctttttcttcttccttacatttTCTGCTCTGCGAAGAATTAACCGCGCTTGTATCGAGACTGTCATAATCACTGCGATTGTTTCTACCCCCGCTGAGTTCGTTCACCCTGTCATGGAATTTGTATTCCTCCTGCTTATCATTATGGTCTTCGCTATGGTTgtcctcttccctttttccgtCCTCCCTTCTTTGCAATAACAAGAGGGGCTGCTTCATCttgtgctcttttttctcGCTCATTTGAtctctacatttttgtagataaaagtttttcttttcatcttCGTTTTGGTTCCTTATCTTTTGCAGTGACCACACGGGGgcttctcctcccccctgcGGGTCTTCTCTATGGTAATTCATCCCGTCCCTGCTGCCACCTTTATTGTGCACGTCCTCCCTTTCCGCTATGCAGTCATAGAAGAGATTCTCCTCTAAAGCATTTCTTCCTAGGAGGGCGTGTTCGTTCTCTGACTGTGTTTTGGTTTTCGCCCTGGTGTATCCTTTGTTTAAGAGGACATCGTCATCTTCACCCCGGGAGTTGCCCTCCTCATGCATGGCTTCTCCCTCCTCTCCTCCACTGAGCAAATTCATATACAAACTATTGCTATTGTAGAAAATTTCCTCATCgtcattttcatcattcaAGCTAGAAATGCTCCTGTCCATTTTGCCCAGTTTTTTCAGTGGGAAGTTGGGGGAGCTGACCCCCTTGTAGAAGTTTTTTAACCTCTTTATTTCCTCATTTAAGTTGGTTCGTTTGTTTCCTTCCGCTTTAGTTCCCCCATCTTCATGCTctcttaaaaaggggaaccacTCTTGCACACACTGCTCTAGGATGCATGTTatcatttcattttgtgGACTCAGATTGATGTGTCCATAACTGCCGCTTAAATTTTGCGAAGATGTGCTCAACATGGATGACTTTCCGGGACTGTTAAAGATACTACCTGAGTAGTTGTACGTGTCATAGGagtttttcattcttcctacacatgttaatatatttttcccttgttacacacttttttctgcacagtttttttctttctctttttttttttgtgtgcactcGAATTGTCTACCGCGGGGTTGTGCTGATTTGGggggtgtatttttttttttattttcccctcttcccTTGTACCATTCAAATCTGCATACATTGCCGAGGAactccccctcttttttaaaaacggtGACCGTTCGCACCAGCCTTCTCTATACATGCGCGTAAAAAGGATAAACGCTGCGGTTACACTGGCGGAGGGACCGTGCGGTCTTTCCTCACCACAGTTGAGCCTATCGGGAGGGAAACATGCATACCATGGCAGAAGAATTGTCAACACACTTCTGGTGGAAGTGCAGCGTGACTACGGCTTGGTATGACTACTTTTGCgtggaaacttttttttttccacaaggcaaatttccttttcccaatCAGGTGAACTCATTACACGTGCTTCGGTTCGGCGTTGCGTTTTGGAATATTTCTACACACGAGCCTGGGGGGAAGCGTGGACCATttgaagaagatgaaaagAGGAGCATAAATTGCCAAAAGGGAGTAGGCATCTTCAAGCACACATGCGTGCGTTGACAGCGAGGGTGTATCTTTACAACTCACGTGCACTGTGAGAAAACACTTTTGCGTTTCCACTCCCTACTCCCTACGCAAGTCTGCCCAAGCGAggtgaaatatttttgttctccaAATTAATTACAGGCTAAGCGCGTTTGACGCCCTTGCATGTACTTCACGGTTTTCACCAGCTCGTAAGCGAAAATTTaaaccttttaaaaaataatttaatcgaatgaagaaagaaaaatatgcatgtatatttGGGGACGGACGTACAGGAATGTTTTCGCAGGAGTGCTCACGATAATGATCAAACTGGTCTCTGCCGTACGACTCACTTTTTTCACCCCTGAGAATTTACCAATGGTAAAGCGCTGTGAAGACTGCGAAAAAATGAGCACAAAGTTTGCAGCAAGTGGCACATTGGGGAGTATCACAAAAATATACCATTCGAAAATTTTCACTCCCATTGGTTCACCCTTTGTTTCCCCGTTTCCGTTCCACTTTCGCCAATGAACAGGCATATAGGAGATCGCCCAGGCAGGGGGGTACTCAACGTAGActgaaaaatgcacaaaattaGGTTTCTCCCTTTTAGCCCATGCGAAATTGAGGAGAATTATCCACAGGCCCCCATTTATTTGGTAATTTCTCTTCTgtccaaaaggaaaacaaagcTATTTcacaaaatgtgtaaaaaggCGTATCCCTGCAAGACAGCTGATAATAAATATAGATGAAAAGACCACGCGGGTTGATCCATTCGGACTGATTGGAATTGTGTCGAATGAGCGAAATAAAAACACAAATGGGGGGTTGGACATATTCAGTGTATGTATAGCAGTGTCTCATATTACatgctatttatttttttttttttttttgacttccttaagaggaaaagggaacAGATGCAAAaacgcttttttttatttaccccTTTGTTGTGCTAGCAGATTTTACGCAGCGTGTCCTGCGGGGAACAATCACGTAGCCACTCtgggaaagaacaaaaatgaataattcgGTTGTGCATATGATTGCAATTTCGTCTCAGACGTACTGACtgcgaaataaaaaaaggcacattgGATTCACCACCTTCCCTGTCCATACACAGAGGAAGGACAACAATTTGCCATCTCCACTTCTTTCACCAAACCTTTAGAACAGTTAACAAATTGGCATAGAAAATGATTGCGTGTTGGAGTGGGACCAAATGAATTCGAACAGACGAACAATTTTGCGTATGCACATGGAGGGCCATAAATAAGATCGATTggacaaataaaaagtagGACACTCCTCTCTCTTGTTTTATCCCTTCCAGTTTATGGCCACAAAAGTGcggcaaaaaattttctccttttttatgtattgTCCAAGAAGTGTAGTCCTGTCGTTGCGCCAcctataattttttcttttttcctttttaatctgcgcatttattttgcattttttttttgtgttcacCGTGTGCGGAACTTCGGTACTTAAGCAGAGGTACCCGTATGTCCCCACCCATTCATTATCGCCTACTGTGGCAGAGTATAGCTCCtcaaaaatgtgtacgcAAATGGTGGGACGAAATGAGAATAcgttttgaagaaaaaattgaaaaaaaaaaaaaaagctatcGAGGGAGGATcatattttatatgaatTCAATTTTACGTTACTTCAATTGGTctagtttttttccttttgcctGATTTTCCCGTGTACTTCCTCCGTATGCGCTTAGCCATTTCCATCGTCCTTGCCGGTTATTGCGTAGTTGGTCAGTGTTAcgtgtgcctttttttcctacctcCTTTCGACCATTTCGCCACCTTTTTGGGAAGTTTTTCCAATTAGTGCCAATTTCGCGCGCCCCCTCGACCCAAAGCAaaagtgtacaaaaatttccctgcatttttctccttcgacttttctccttttccagCTTGGCGCTTTCCCTAGCCCGCTAACCACCCTCCGTATTATCGTCTTCCCCACATGTACTAAAGCGCGGTGGGCATAAAGCAGTGCTCATTTTTTGAGGGAAAACAGGAGGCATGCATACGTACATAATTGTAATGACCTGTACGTGACTTGTACACTATTGCACATAATTGTACACAATTATTATAAACTTGTTTTCGCGGGGTTTCCGCATCGGTTGACAGGTCCTCACACCCTCCAAGTGTATCTC includes:
- a CDS encoding Dolichyl-diphosphooligosaccharide--protein glycosyltransferase subunit OST2 codes for the protein MKSIQSSLCDIYRHTPRIIQLIDIFLAFTFSALIILSLYAYAYSFFGERISVAAIFTAIGNLTFLVALREQLTNKSLFNLKREKVIFDFVMCTLVLYIVRSYMKRLRNASVEIDIENRKDLSKLEIIKMFLKGVKDCKNVERLREMAKGHVPPSTKRKLMKQRRMANLRAHVKNCRIRKQEEVPPEKNILNFPKNQIKNINAAVLYFRHYFEKYEENTN